A DNA window from Haloactinospora alba contains the following coding sequences:
- a CDS encoding MFS transporter yields the protein MTAAGIATFAQLYAVQAVLPGMAETFSASSSRVALSVSFATGGLAACVLLWSGLADRVGRVRVMTVSLGAATLLGLAAPLAPGMGTLLALRAAQGAALGGVPAVAMAYLAEEVNPRHLSRAAGAYIAGNTVGGMAGRLVAGVVSDVAGWRWGIGADSLLGLAALALFLTAVPRPRGFRPTRRRGSGPGLARRLRDSVTDPGLVALYCQALFLMGGFVTVYNYLGFRMTGGEFGLSQTLVAFLFVTYLAGTVSSAAVGRVTERTGRHTVLLVCVVMMALGTLALLGDSLAIVVPGLLVLTFFFFAAHATASGWVGHRAPANARAQAGALYTLSYYLGSSGFGWLGGVFYDHVGWGGVVAYVVALCAAAALAGLALVVPRSARRR from the coding sequence ATGACCGCGGCCGGTATCGCGACGTTCGCGCAGCTGTACGCGGTGCAGGCCGTCCTGCCCGGGATGGCGGAGACCTTCTCCGCCTCCTCCTCCCGGGTGGCGCTCAGCGTGTCGTTCGCCACCGGCGGGCTCGCCGCCTGCGTACTCCTCTGGAGCGGTCTCGCCGACCGGGTGGGTCGGGTGCGTGTCATGACCGTTTCCCTGGGGGCCGCCACCCTCCTGGGACTGGCGGCTCCCCTCGCCCCCGGAATGGGAACGCTGCTGGCGCTGCGAGCCGCCCAGGGCGCGGCCCTGGGCGGTGTGCCGGCCGTCGCCATGGCCTACCTCGCCGAGGAGGTCAACCCCAGACACCTGTCCCGCGCCGCCGGCGCCTACATCGCGGGCAACACGGTCGGCGGGATGGCCGGACGCCTGGTCGCCGGGGTCGTCTCCGACGTGGCCGGGTGGCGCTGGGGGATCGGCGCGGACTCCCTCCTGGGGCTGGCCGCCCTCGCCCTCTTCCTCACCGCCGTTCCCCGGCCCCGCGGGTTCCGCCCCACCCGCCGCCGCGGTTCCGGTCCCGGGCTGGCCCGGCGGCTGCGCGACAGTGTCACCGACCCGGGGCTGGTCGCGCTGTACTGCCAGGCCCTGTTCCTCATGGGCGGTTTCGTCACCGTCTACAACTACCTGGGCTTCCGGATGACGGGCGGTGAGTTCGGCCTGTCCCAGACCCTGGTGGCGTTCCTGTTCGTCACCTACCTCGCCGGAACCGTGAGTTCCGCCGCCGTGGGCCGGGTGACCGAACGCACCGGCCGCCACACCGTCCTGCTCGTCTGCGTGGTCATGATGGCCCTCGGCACGCTCGCGCTGCTGGGCGACTCGCTGGCCATCGTCGTTCCGGGGCTGCTGGTGCTGACGTTCTTCTTCTTCGCCGCGCACGCCACCGCCTCCGGCTGGGTCGGCCACCGCGCCCCCGCCAACGCCCGAGCCCAGGCCGGCGCGCTGTACACCCTGTCCTACTATCTCGGATCCAGCGGGTTCGGCTGGCTCGGCGGGGTGTTCTACGACCACGTCGGCTGGGGCGGTGTCGTCGCCTACGTCGTCGCCCTGTGCGCGGCGGCGGCCCTGGCCGGTCTGGCACTGGTGGTGCCGCGCTCCGCGCGGCGGCGCTGA
- a CDS encoding sugar O-acetyltransferase, whose product MLAGEHYIADDPELIADATHAALAAERFNATSADDPDTRRELLGQLLAKVGDGVEVRPPLRVDYGYRTTIGDNAFLNFGVVLLDVAPIGIGADAQLGPNVQLLTPTHPVDPELRRAKWESASPIAIGDNAWLGGGAIVCPGVTVGENTVVGAGAVVSRDLPANAVAVGNPARVVRYL is encoded by the coding sequence ATGCTGGCGGGCGAGCACTACATCGCCGACGACCCGGAGCTCATCGCCGACGCCACACACGCCGCCCTGGCGGCCGAACGGTTCAACGCCACCAGCGCCGACGACCCGGACACCCGGCGCGAGCTGCTGGGGCAATTGCTGGCCAAGGTCGGTGACGGCGTCGAGGTGCGGCCACCGTTGCGGGTGGACTACGGCTACCGGACCACCATCGGCGACAACGCGTTCCTGAACTTCGGCGTCGTGCTGCTCGACGTGGCCCCCATCGGCATCGGGGCCGACGCCCAGCTCGGACCCAACGTGCAGCTGCTGACCCCCACCCACCCGGTGGACCCGGAGCTGCGCCGCGCCAAGTGGGAGTCCGCCAGCCCGATCGCCATCGGCGACAATGCCTGGCTGGGCGGGGGCGCCATTGTCTGCCCCGGGGTCACCGTCGGGGAGAACACCGTGGTCGGCGCCGGCGCCGTCGTCTCCCGTGACCTTCCCGCCAACGCCGTCGCCGTCGGCAACCCCGCCCGGGTGGTCCGCTACCTCTGA
- a CDS encoding NAD-binding protein: MPVFLTYLLRGLTRARTWMLPAMVMVAVFVTSWPLMALAEPADARFTDPATYWWWFIVTASTVGYGDFHPTTTMGHVVGVYVIIGGIATLTTIFTQLAGAIENAKGRRMHGSITVDHRKHTVVLGYTPGRTERIVDEVLADTNQAVVLAAWDEVESHPMPDRVTDFVRGDLTDSDVLRRAGVHRAHTVLVDARDDHETLAVVVTVNHVAPDVHLVATLRDLEHTTRLQYVNGEVRCLQWHSPRMVTEELQSPGISQVYSELMTYGGQNTYALRLPDSAPSAAFGDYQTVMGREHDATLLAARVDGTLRVSPPWRTPVPGGSLLYYVSEERISPERLARALPSTDSAARS; the protein is encoded by the coding sequence GTGCCTGTTTTCCTGACCTACCTGCTGCGCGGCCTGACCCGGGCGCGCACCTGGATGCTGCCGGCCATGGTGATGGTCGCCGTGTTCGTGACGAGCTGGCCGCTGATGGCCCTCGCCGAACCGGCGGACGCCCGGTTCACCGACCCCGCGACCTACTGGTGGTGGTTCATCGTGACCGCCTCCACCGTGGGGTACGGCGACTTCCACCCCACCACGACGATGGGCCACGTCGTCGGGGTCTACGTCATCATCGGCGGTATCGCCACGCTCACCACGATCTTCACCCAGCTTGCGGGCGCCATCGAGAACGCGAAGGGACGGCGTATGCACGGCTCGATCACTGTGGACCACAGGAAGCACACCGTGGTGCTCGGCTACACCCCCGGCCGGACGGAACGCATCGTCGACGAGGTGCTGGCCGACACCAACCAGGCAGTGGTCCTCGCGGCCTGGGACGAGGTGGAGAGCCACCCCATGCCGGACCGCGTCACCGACTTCGTGCGCGGTGACCTCACCGACAGCGACGTGCTGCGGCGCGCAGGCGTGCACCGGGCGCACACGGTTCTCGTGGACGCGCGTGACGACCACGAGACCCTGGCGGTCGTGGTGACGGTCAACCACGTCGCCCCGGACGTCCACCTGGTGGCCACCCTGCGGGACCTGGAGCACACCACCCGCCTGCAGTACGTCAACGGCGAGGTGCGCTGCCTGCAGTGGCACAGCCCGCGCATGGTGACCGAGGAGCTCCAGTCGCCGGGTATATCCCAGGTGTACTCGGAGCTGATGACCTACGGCGGGCAGAACACGTACGCGCTGCGCCTGCCGGACTCCGCGCCCTCGGCCGCGTTCGGCGACTACCAGACCGTCATGGGGCGCGAGCACGACGCCACGCTGCTCGCCGCGCGTGTCGACGGGACGCTGCGGGTGAGCCCACCGTGGCGGACACCGGTCCCCGGGGGCAGTCTCCTCTACTACGTCAGCGAGGAGCGGATCTCACCGGAGCGGCTGGCCCGCGCGCTGCCGTCCACCGACAGCGCGGCCCGCTCGTGA
- a CDS encoding adenosine deaminase, translating to MTQLAYGTLQQLPKVLLHDNLEGGLRPSTLVELAAEQGYTGLPAEEPGRLQEWYAREGARLHEAESVRFEPVLDLLQTREALTRVAAECAQDLAEDGVVYAEVKVAPELHTRQDLNREEVVAAVLEGLRVGEAKSRLFGRTVDVRLLLTAMRQAADSLEIADLAVRYRHQGVAGFDISGPEAGYPPTRHISACEYIKRENFNLTLHAGEGFGLSSIWEAIQWCGAERLGQGVRIIDDIAVAEDGSAKLGQLASFVRDKRIPLELCPSSNVNTGVVRDLSEHPVEVLRKLRFRATINTDNRMLDRTSMTEEFSRLADEFGYGLEELRWFTVNAMKSAFTSHDERLALINHTIKPGYATVRSGYASAAFFRQEDAW from the coding sequence ATGACACAACTGGCATACGGAACGCTCCAGCAACTGCCCAAGGTGCTCCTGCACGACAACCTCGAGGGCGGCCTCCGGCCCAGCACCCTCGTGGAACTCGCCGCGGAGCAGGGCTACACGGGCCTTCCCGCCGAGGAGCCCGGCCGGCTGCAGGAGTGGTACGCCCGGGAAGGGGCGCGGCTGCACGAGGCGGAATCCGTGCGCTTCGAACCGGTGCTGGACCTGTTGCAGACCCGGGAGGCACTGACCCGGGTGGCGGCCGAGTGCGCCCAGGACCTCGCCGAGGACGGCGTCGTCTACGCCGAGGTCAAGGTGGCGCCGGAGCTGCACACCCGTCAGGACCTCAACAGGGAGGAGGTCGTGGCCGCGGTCCTGGAGGGACTGCGCGTGGGGGAGGCCAAGTCCCGGCTGTTCGGGCGCACCGTCGACGTGCGGCTGCTGCTCACCGCGATGCGGCAGGCGGCCGACTCGTTGGAGATCGCCGACCTCGCGGTGCGGTACCGGCACCAGGGGGTCGCGGGCTTCGACATCTCCGGGCCCGAGGCGGGGTACCCGCCCACACGCCACATCTCGGCCTGCGAGTACATCAAGCGGGAGAACTTCAACCTCACCCTGCACGCGGGGGAAGGGTTCGGACTCTCCTCGATCTGGGAAGCGATCCAGTGGTGCGGCGCGGAACGGCTCGGCCAGGGCGTGCGCATCATCGACGACATCGCCGTGGCCGAGGACGGCTCGGCCAAACTGGGACAGCTCGCCTCCTTCGTCCGGGACAAGCGGATACCGCTGGAACTGTGCCCCAGTTCCAACGTGAACACCGGCGTCGTGCGCGACCTGTCCGAGCACCCGGTGGAGGTGCTGCGGAAACTGCGGTTCCGCGCCACCATCAACACCGACAACCGGATGCTCGACCGCACCTCGATGACCGAGGAGTTCTCCCGGCTCGCCGACGAGTTCGGTTACGGCCTGGAGGAACTGCGGTGGTTCACGGTGAACGCGATGAAATCCGCTTTCACCAGCCACGACGAGCGTCTCGCGCTGATCAACCACACGATCAAGCCCGGCTACGCCACGGTGCGTTCCGGATACGCCAGCGCGGCGTTCTTCCGCCAGGAAGACGCCTGGTAA
- a CDS encoding flavin-containing monooxygenase, protein MTERATHPEHYRVAIIGTGFAGIGMAARLKRAGLKDLVLLERANDIGGTWRDNTYPGATCDVPSNLYSLSFAPNPDWSRSFSGQPEIWDYLRRVAEDEDIVRHVKFDHDVEAARWDPEGNRWWLHTPHGVVTAQFLVSGCGALADPSIPDIPGLDKFEGTMFHSADWNHEHDLNGRNVAVVGTGASAIQFVPQIQPQVGHLHLFQRTPAWVIPRTDRNISSVESWLYRNVPVTQQIARKGVYWMRENYIFGFVHSPKLMKGVAALSKAHMKRAVKDPELRAKLTPNYLPGCKRILLANDYYPSLAQPNVSVITDGVSEVREKSVVSADGTEREVDTIIFGTGFHVTDLPIAQRIYDSEGVALSERWGDNMQAHRGTTVKGYPNLFLLAGPNTGPGHTSQVFLIEAQINYAMAALRYACHNGVDRLSPREDAQDAYTRRVQRKMKGTVWVTGGCDSWYLNSEGRNVTLWPGFSWEFALQNRKFDAGNYHLSSRSAARRNGVEVTA, encoded by the coding sequence GTGACCGAACGCGCGACACATCCCGAGCACTACCGGGTTGCCATCATCGGCACCGGGTTCGCCGGGATCGGCATGGCGGCCCGACTGAAGCGGGCCGGGCTGAAAGACCTGGTGCTGTTGGAACGTGCCAACGACATCGGTGGCACCTGGCGTGACAACACCTACCCCGGAGCGACCTGCGACGTACCGTCGAACCTGTACTCGCTGTCGTTCGCTCCCAACCCGGACTGGAGCCGGAGTTTCTCCGGACAGCCCGAGATCTGGGACTACCTGCGCCGCGTCGCCGAGGACGAGGACATCGTCCGGCACGTCAAGTTCGACCACGACGTGGAGGCGGCCCGCTGGGACCCGGAGGGCAACCGCTGGTGGCTGCACACGCCGCACGGCGTCGTCACCGCCCAGTTCCTGGTGAGCGGTTGCGGGGCACTCGCCGACCCTTCCATTCCCGATATTCCGGGTTTGGACAAGTTCGAGGGAACCATGTTCCACTCGGCCGACTGGAACCACGAGCACGACCTCAACGGGCGCAACGTGGCCGTGGTCGGCACCGGCGCCTCCGCCATCCAGTTCGTGCCCCAGATCCAGCCCCAGGTCGGTCACCTGCACCTCTTCCAGCGCACCCCCGCCTGGGTGATCCCCCGCACCGACCGCAACATCAGCTCCGTGGAGAGCTGGCTCTACCGCAACGTTCCGGTCACCCAGCAGATCGCCCGGAAGGGCGTCTACTGGATGCGGGAGAACTACATCTTCGGGTTCGTGCACAGCCCCAAGCTGATGAAGGGGGTCGCGGCACTGTCCAAGGCCCACATGAAGCGGGCCGTCAAGGACCCCGAGCTGCGCGCCAAGCTCACCCCGAACTACCTCCCCGGCTGTAAGCGCATCCTGCTCGCCAACGACTACTACCCCTCCCTGGCCCAGCCCAACGTGTCGGTCATCACCGACGGGGTGTCCGAGGTGCGGGAGAAGTCGGTCGTGTCCGCCGACGGGACGGAGCGCGAGGTCGACACGATCATCTTCGGCACGGGCTTCCACGTGACCGACCTGCCGATCGCCCAACGGATCTACGACTCCGAGGGGGTCGCCCTGTCCGAACGGTGGGGCGACAACATGCAGGCCCACCGCGGCACCACCGTCAAGGGCTACCCGAACCTGTTCCTCCTGGCCGGACCCAACACCGGGCCGGGACACACCTCCCAGGTGTTCCTGATCGAGGCGCAGATCAACTACGCCATGGCCGCGCTGCGCTACGCCTGCCACAACGGCGTCGACCGGCTCTCCCCCCGGGAGGACGCCCAGGACGCCTACACCCGGCGGGTGCAGCGCAAGATGAAGGGCACCGTCTGGGTCACGGGCGGCTGCGACAGCTGGTACCTCAACTCCGAAGGCCGCAACGTGACGCTGTGGCCCGGTTTCAGCTGGGAGTTCGCGCTGCAGAACCGCAAGTTCGACGCGGGGAACTACCACCTCAGCTCCCGCTCCGCCGCTCGCCGCAACGGAGTGGAGGTCACCGCATGA
- a CDS encoding DUF4873 domain-containing protein: MSGMDDEEEEYNGPVTLVANGAEITAHAHIAGHFDPLNGGYRWVGRLSPSSEVTEAFQAGNTSVTVRTPEGHEGSGKLGDANVWGGHPVFGSGAPPYPLPEVDPEL, encoded by the coding sequence ATGAGCGGCATGGACGACGAGGAAGAAGAGTACAACGGCCCCGTCACCCTGGTGGCCAACGGCGCGGAGATCACCGCGCACGCCCACATCGCGGGCCACTTCGACCCGCTCAACGGCGGCTACCGGTGGGTGGGCCGGCTGTCGCCGAGCTCGGAGGTGACCGAGGCGTTCCAGGCCGGGAACACCTCGGTCACCGTGCGGACACCGGAAGGCCATGAGGGATCGGGGAAACTGGGCGACGCCAACGTCTGGGGCGGCCACCCCGTCTTCGGCTCCGGAGCGCCCCCCTACCCCCTGCCCGAGGTGGACCCCGAGCTGTGA
- a CDS encoding oxygenase MpaB family protein — protein sequence MPTTPTPAAPRRRKPTIDGLQPRFCAQPAELLNRGLRTGDPTADAAVAELRSHGAAARRALTTGLESGLAALHDPPPAIAELLRESEGVTAGADPELLERGDTASLGIEPFWSRMAFALGSLVHTYSAPAIARVLAGTGKLTSTDTAARRLGETGLWRNNAILPGGLLRGAPGYTATVQVRLLHARVRAHALEGDWDTEEWGVPINQVDTVRTWLDFTIVPFRALQRLGIEIPAEEERDLYRYWHTIAALLGLSPGFYRDITDHTTASELLELVDATNAAPDTHARTLVEALLGALIHSPLGGAMAMPEPEMRRLLVGLTRVMQGEEVADGLGLERVDVAPFLPLLAMGNAGVRRWQRATPETRERAMAESVEHRRAEFANLPDTEYQAHAHTTEPRGNSVG from the coding sequence ATGCCGACGACCCCCACACCGGCGGCGCCCCGGCGCCGGAAACCCACCATCGACGGTCTCCAGCCCCGCTTCTGCGCCCAGCCGGCGGAGCTGCTCAACCGCGGCCTGCGCACCGGCGACCCCACCGCGGACGCCGCGGTGGCGGAGCTGCGCTCCCACGGAGCAGCGGCGCGGCGGGCGCTGACCACGGGTCTGGAGTCCGGGCTGGCGGCGCTGCACGACCCGCCCCCGGCCATCGCGGAGCTACTGCGGGAGTCGGAAGGGGTAACGGCGGGAGCCGACCCCGAACTGCTGGAGCGGGGGGACACCGCCAGCCTCGGAATCGAACCGTTCTGGAGCCGGATGGCCTTCGCGCTCGGTTCCCTGGTGCACACCTACAGCGCACCCGCCATCGCCCGGGTGCTCGCCGGAACCGGCAAACTCACCAGCACCGACACCGCCGCCCGCCGGCTGGGAGAGACCGGGCTGTGGCGCAACAACGCCATCCTGCCGGGCGGTCTGCTGCGCGGAGCCCCCGGTTACACCGCCACCGTCCAGGTACGACTACTGCACGCCCGTGTCCGCGCCCACGCCCTGGAAGGGGACTGGGACACCGAGGAGTGGGGCGTGCCCATCAACCAGGTGGACACGGTCCGAACCTGGCTGGACTTCACCATCGTCCCGTTCCGGGCGCTGCAGCGGCTGGGTATCGAGATCCCCGCGGAGGAGGAACGCGACCTCTACCGCTACTGGCACACCATCGCGGCCCTGCTGGGACTGTCCCCCGGGTTCTACCGCGACATCACCGACCACACCACGGCGAGCGAGCTCCTGGAACTGGTGGACGCAACCAACGCCGCCCCGGACACCCACGCCCGTACCCTCGTCGAGGCCCTCCTGGGAGCGCTGATCCACAGCCCGCTGGGAGGGGCCATGGCGATGCCCGAGCCGGAGATGCGCAGGCTCCTCGTCGGTCTGACCCGGGTGATGCAGGGCGAGGAGGTGGCCGACGGCCTGGGACTGGAACGCGTGGACGTCGCCCCCTTCCTCCCGCTGCTGGCGATGGGCAACGCCGGCGTCCGCCGCTGGCAGCGTGCCACCCCCGAGACCCGGGAGCGGGCCATGGCCGAGTCCGTCGAGCACCGGCGCGCCGAGTTCGCCAACCTCCCGGACACGGAGTACCAGGCCCACGCGCACACCACGGAACCCCGCGGGAATAGCGTCGGGTGA
- a CDS encoding serine/threonine-protein kinase gives MAEEHTGGRVVAGRYELREELGRGGMGVVWLAHDHSLARDVAIKEVLVPDHVTGEERTEAHSRIRREAQTAARIAHPAVITVHDILDVDGHPWIVMERIEGESLQERLDSRGPLPEAAARTMAEAIVGALHAAHELGVVHRDVKPANIMLAGDGRAMLTDFGIATVDGATALTRTGTLIGSPEYMAPERLEREEALAASDLWSLGATLHAAVEGRSPFHRETLTGTITAVVTLPVPPPEHAGGLTPLITGLLNRDIERRPTAEQARDLLSGTEGTHRLSPSNPTRVLPDATGPPAPDTPPRREGGVVSSDHPLRATPHTPSAPPQRPSSRPVPEPSPPSPPSRALDASGTGEEDPPVPPSIHAARALLMMFGAQALILGVINLGEDTLWYLVRIPVAVVWLVEGAVALAVGFRLSFGRGGVLAAAVVFSVLRILVILSDMFHGYDPRIWMLVLFPAVVFLVAREDARDFLLHRRG, from the coding sequence ATGGCAGAGGAACACACGGGTGGTCGTGTCGTGGCCGGCCGTTACGAGCTGCGTGAGGAACTCGGCCGGGGCGGCATGGGAGTGGTGTGGCTCGCCCACGACCACTCGCTCGCACGCGACGTCGCGATCAAGGAAGTGCTCGTTCCCGACCATGTGACAGGAGAGGAGCGCACGGAGGCGCACTCCCGGATCCGGCGCGAGGCCCAGACCGCCGCGCGCATCGCCCACCCTGCGGTGATCACGGTCCACGACATCCTCGACGTCGACGGTCACCCGTGGATCGTGATGGAGCGCATCGAGGGAGAGTCCCTCCAGGAACGGCTGGACAGCCGAGGCCCCCTGCCCGAGGCCGCCGCCCGCACCATGGCGGAGGCGATCGTGGGCGCGCTGCACGCGGCGCACGAACTCGGGGTGGTCCACCGCGACGTCAAACCCGCCAACATCATGCTGGCCGGGGACGGGCGGGCGATGCTGACCGATTTCGGCATCGCGACCGTTGACGGCGCCACCGCGCTGACACGCACCGGAACCCTGATCGGTTCCCCGGAGTACATGGCGCCGGAACGGCTGGAGCGCGAGGAGGCCCTGGCCGCTTCCGACCTGTGGAGCCTGGGGGCGACCCTGCACGCCGCTGTCGAAGGACGGTCACCCTTCCACCGGGAGACGTTGACCGGAACCATCACCGCTGTCGTGACCCTGCCGGTTCCGCCCCCGGAGCACGCCGGAGGGCTCACCCCGCTGATCACCGGCCTGTTGAACCGCGACATAGAGCGACGCCCCACAGCGGAACAGGCACGGGACCTGCTCAGTGGAACGGAGGGCACCCACCGGCTGAGTCCCTCCAACCCGACCCGTGTCCTCCCGGACGCCACCGGGCCGCCTGCCCCGGACACACCGCCGCGTCGGGAGGGGGGAGTGGTCTCGTCGGACCACCCGCTGCGCGCGACGCCCCACACGCCCTCCGCGCCCCCGCAGCGGCCGTCATCCCGGCCGGTACCGGAACCGAGCCCTCCGTCCCCGCCGTCCCGGGCCCTGGACGCGAGCGGGACGGGGGAGGAGGATCCCCCCGTTCCCCCCTCGATTCACGCCGCACGGGCACTGCTGATGATGTTCGGCGCGCAGGCGCTCATTCTCGGAGTCATCAATCTCGGCGAGGACACGCTCTGGTACCTCGTGCGGATTCCGGTCGCTGTGGTGTGGCTTGTTGAGGGGGCCGTCGCTCTGGCCGTCGGTTTCCGTCTCTCTTTCGGAAGGGGCGGCGTTCTCGCGGCGGCGGTGGTTTTCTCCGTGCTCCGTATTCTGGTCATACTGAGCGACATGTTCCATGGCTACGATCCACGGATATGGATGCTCGTCCTATTCCCGGCCGTGGTTTTCCTCGTCGCGCGGGAGGACGCGCGCGATTTCCTGCTGCACCGCCGGGGATGA
- a CDS encoding AurF N-oxygenase family protein — translation MTVQAQPPVTDREDIAKRLLRSSAKASYNPLVEIDWDAPVDKDKYAIHPERISLYGTYLWDQLTEEQRKELSRQEIASVASIGIWFETILMQMLVRHAYDRDPTSNHVKYAYTEIADECRHSIMFAKMIEKLDAPFYNLDRTAQFLGRIFKAISNGPLTFSGALFVEEILDQLQREIMVDESLEPLTRAVSRIHVVEEARHMRYAREELARDWQDRNPLVKGYSRLMLGLVVYYSATRLINPQVYAKVGLDPREARRVARRNSQWTDTKTWAARKVVSTLNKSGMISGPGKFFWRRAGLLGRRGAAA, via the coding sequence ATGACCGTCCAGGCGCAACCCCCCGTCACCGACCGGGAAGACATCGCCAAACGCCTGCTGCGCTCGTCGGCCAAGGCGTCCTACAACCCGCTGGTAGAGATCGACTGGGACGCTCCCGTCGACAAGGACAAGTACGCGATCCACCCGGAGCGCATCTCCCTCTACGGCACCTACCTGTGGGACCAGCTCACCGAGGAGCAGCGCAAGGAGCTGAGCCGCCAGGAGATCGCCAGCGTCGCCAGCATCGGCATCTGGTTCGAGACGATCCTGATGCAGATGCTGGTCCGGCACGCCTACGACCGCGACCCCACCTCCAACCACGTCAAGTACGCCTACACCGAGATCGCCGACGAGTGCCGCCACTCGATCATGTTCGCCAAGATGATCGAGAAGCTCGACGCGCCGTTCTACAACCTGGACCGCACGGCGCAGTTCCTCGGCCGGATCTTCAAGGCCATCTCCAACGGACCGCTCACGTTCAGCGGTGCGCTGTTCGTGGAGGAGATCCTGGACCAGCTGCAGCGCGAGATCATGGTGGACGAGTCGCTGGAGCCCCTCACCCGGGCGGTCTCCCGCATCCACGTGGTGGAGGAGGCGCGGCACATGCGCTACGCCCGCGAGGAGCTGGCCCGCGACTGGCAGGACCGCAACCCTCTCGTCAAGGGCTACAGCCGGCTCATGCTCGGTCTGGTCGTGTACTACTCGGCGACGCGCCTGATCAACCCCCAGGTGTACGCGAAGGTCGGACTGGACCCGCGCGAGGCCCGCAGGGTGGCGCGCCGCAACTCCCAGTGGACCGACACGAAGACGTGGGCCGCCCGCAAGGTCGTCTCCACGCTGAACAAGTCCGGCATGATCTCCGGCCCGGGCAAGTTCTTCTGGCGCCGGGCGGGCCTGCTGGGCCGCCGGGGAGCCGCCGCCTGA
- a CDS encoding four-carbon acid sugar kinase family protein — MAQVLVVADDLTGANATGARFARAGMRVATVTPEHVTSVADEYDVVVANLDSRHVSPQQAADLVTDVIEAIWPVGLVVKRTDTTLRGNVGAEVEAAWRAVRDRLPANQRVRALMVPAFPNSGRTTVDGVQMLDGTPLERTELVSDPFCPMSTSVVADILREQTDLAVRHVPIRQVTQTMLTADLVAGEEPIVLCDALDERHLTDIAEAAAEAHRTDGTVWVAVDPGASSTQLSYALRLRGQAGARGPMLAVAGSLTEVTQRQMDTLARSGPVKFVDIDVERLTDPRDDHAQEVARELTSQLTSAGFPELVVARALPVREGAGGTPSRRALPGRLAELVCEVVQDVHEEAGAHSLPSGLYLTGGDVISSVLDELGVHAFEVGGEVLPLAVHGHLSGGPLDGTPTVTKGGLVGDDTAASECVAKLRRAAQTRLLQVYSEVSEHIIPNTSGS, encoded by the coding sequence ATGGCTCAGGTTCTCGTTGTCGCTGACGACCTCACCGGCGCCAACGCCACCGGCGCCCGGTTCGCGCGCGCCGGGATGCGGGTGGCCACGGTGACTCCCGAACACGTGACATCGGTGGCGGACGAGTACGACGTCGTGGTGGCCAACCTCGACAGCAGGCACGTCTCCCCGCAACAGGCCGCCGACCTCGTCACCGACGTCATCGAGGCGATATGGCCGGTGGGTCTGGTGGTGAAACGCACCGACACCACCCTGCGCGGCAACGTCGGCGCGGAGGTGGAAGCGGCGTGGCGCGCGGTGCGTGACCGGCTGCCCGCCAACCAGCGGGTGCGCGCGCTGATGGTGCCGGCCTTCCCCAACTCGGGCCGCACCACCGTCGACGGGGTGCAGATGCTGGACGGCACCCCGCTGGAGCGCACCGAGCTGGTCAGCGACCCGTTCTGCCCGATGTCCACCAGTGTGGTGGCCGACATCCTGCGGGAGCAGACGGACCTCGCCGTGCGGCACGTTCCGATCCGGCAGGTCACCCAGACCATGCTCACCGCCGACCTGGTGGCGGGTGAGGAGCCGATCGTCCTGTGCGACGCGCTGGACGAGCGCCACCTCACCGACATAGCCGAGGCCGCCGCCGAAGCCCACCGCACGGACGGAACCGTGTGGGTGGCGGTGGACCCCGGAGCGAGCAGCACCCAGCTGTCCTACGCGTTGCGGCTGCGCGGGCAGGCCGGGGCGCGGGGCCCGATGCTCGCCGTGGCGGGCAGCCTCACCGAGGTGACCCAGCGCCAGATGGACACCCTCGCCCGCAGCGGCCCGGTGAAGTTCGTCGACATCGACGTGGAACGCCTCACCGACCCCCGCGACGACCACGCCCAGGAGGTGGCCCGGGAACTCACCAGCCAGCTCACCTCCGCGGGGTTCCCCGAACTGGTCGTGGCGCGCGCTCTCCCAGTACGGGAGGGCGCCGGGGGAACGCCGTCCCGGCGCGCGCTTCCGGGCCGACTCGCCGAGCTCGTGTGCGAGGTCGTCCAGGACGTGCACGAGGAGGCCGGGGCGCACTCCCTACCCAGTGGCCTCTACCTCACCGGTGGGGACGTCATCTCCAGCGTGCTCGACGAGCTCGGGGTGCACGCCTTCGAGGTCGGTGGTGAGGTGCTTCCGCTAGCGGTGCACGGCCACCTGAGCGGCGGCCCCCTGGACGGAACCCCCACGGTCACGAAGGGCGGACTGGTGGGCGACGACACCGCCGCCTCCGAGTGCGTGGCCAAACTGCGGCGAGCGGCCCAGACCCGGCTGTTGCAGGTGTACTCCGAGGTCTCGGAACACATCATCCCGAACACGTCCGGTAGCTGA